The Kiritimatiellaceae bacterium genome includes the window AGATTGTGAGGAAAAACTTCACAGGCGCCGGGACGTTTATGGACGGGCAACATTGAACAAATATGTACACCCGAATTTCTCCACGGCAAATTTCATGCTGACAGCAACTGCCCCTGTTCATTTGTGTACATTCATAATTTTTTATATGGAAAAATGAATAAACTGAAACTAGACTGCCCCAACTTCTGCGTATGGATTGAACGGCTTCAAACCTGAAATGAAAAAATGGAGACGCTAAGAGCATGATCAACAAACCCCGTGTTGCGCCAGCCCCTGCTGTAGTACTTACCACCACACTGCTTATTTCATCGGTTCTTTTTGCGGACGGTTTCCGCAATCCTCCGGAAGGCGCACGCGCCATCGGAGCCTTCGGCGGACATCGCGCTTTCGCAGATGACGCCAACGCGACCATCCACAACTCCGCCAACCTTGTCGATCTTGAGCAGCCGATGGTACAGGCCAATACAACCTTCGGATACGGTCGCAATGAGTTTCAAGGAGCCGGTGCTTATAACAAAACGAAAGCCCCCTTCTTCGCCCTTCCTGGATTCTCAGCCGCTATTCCGTTTGAAAAAGGAAAATATGCGGTCGGTCTCGCCACATATGTTCCGTTCGGCCGCTCGGTTGCGTGGAGAGATTCCGACTATTTCGCCCAAAACAACATCTCGTACGCCGGAAGCATGACGGTTGCGGATTTCACTCCGAACGTTGCCATGCGATTGACCGATTCATTTTCTGTTGGTGTCGGCGCTGACTTCTATTACGGAAAAGTAGAGCAAAAAACGATCTTCACTCCGCCCTATTCCACCATCTTCGGTCTGCCGTCGGGCACTGAATCCAAGCTGACCGCAGACGGAAATGCCATCGGCTGGAATGCCGCAGCCACCTGGAAAATGACTGAGAAGCAGAGACTGGCCGCCACCTACCGCTCACCTTTCACCATAAAATATACGGGCGATAACGACCTATCAACCGGAGCGAGAAGCGATATCGATGCCAATATTGAATATCCCGCCATTCTCGGCCTCGCATACGGCATCGAGCTTACCGATACGCTGAAAGTCGAGGCGAACGCCGAGTGGCTCGATTTTTCACAATACCAGAGGCTGACCATCCACGATTCAGATCCTCGCTTCGGAACAACGGTTCAGCAGCAACTGAAAGAAAACTGGACGGCTGGTCTCGGTGCCTCGTGGAAATTCATGCCGAAATGGACGTTGCGCTCGGGCTTCATGTATCTGGAAAATCCGACACCGGACGCCACATACGGACCGCTCGGGCCGGACACCGATCAAGGCGTGATTTCGATGGGCCTTGGATATGAAACCGGACATCACGCCATTGATGTCGGCTACGCCTACGGCCTTTTAAGCGGTCGTAACGTCAGCGGCTCATTAAACAGTCCTGACGGAAAATACGATTATCAGGTTCAACTGCTCAGCCTCTCCTACGGCTACAAATTCTAGGGGATTCTATGACAAAAGACCGGTTGCTTGTAATTGACGACGAACTCGGCCCGCGGGAAAGCCTGCGCTTTCTGTTTAAAGACCTCTACGACGTAACCTGTGTTGACTCCGTGGATAAAGGCGTTGCGGCCCTGAAAGAAAATGCGCCGGACTGCATCATCACCGACATCAAAATGCCGGGGAAAACCGGCATTCAAGGCTTGAAAGAAATTCGCGCCATCGACCGGCAGGTTTCCATTATCATGCTCACCGGCTTCGGTTCGCTCGAAACGGCGCAAGATGCCATCCGCCACGGCGCCACCGACTATCTGAAAAAGCCCTTCGACACAGACGAAATCCGCGAAGTGGTCGCCGGTTATGTACGGCGCACCAAGCTCAACCGGAAACAAATCGCTGCCACCCAGCACCTTGAAGCGCTGACAACTCAGTTGCAGGAACAGCTTAATACCAAAGAAAAACTGGCCTCGCTTGGCGAAGAATCGTCCGAATTTGTGCACGATCTCGGCAATCCGCTCAGCGTCATCAACGGCTATGTCCAGATCCTCATCAAAGATATCAAGGATCAAAAGAATCTGGGCAAAGAGATTAATGTCGCCTATCTGGAACAGATCGAAAAAAGCGTTTCCCGCTGCCGCGACATGCTAACCCTGTGGCGCGAACGCTCCAAACGGGCCGATTCCTCCATCAAAAAACTTCTGCTTGGCGATCTCGTCACCGAAGTGGCTCTCAACGCCAAAACCCTCGCTGCCGCGAAATCTGCGCAGGTAAATCTGGTTCCCGGTCCGGCAGACTGCCGCATCGAAGGTGACAACGTGCAAATTTTCCGGGCTATCCAGAATATCGTCGGCAACGCTGTTGAAGCCCTGCCCGCTTCCGGCGGTGTCATCACCGTATGCTGGAAAGTCGACGGACGCCGTGCGCTGGTTGAAGTCGAAGATAACGGCGGCGGCTTCCCGCTCGAAAAATTGTCTGATATGCAGACAAAGCACTACACCACCAAAGGCGCGTCCGGCGGAATGGGCCTCGGTTTGTTCATCACCAAGAACATTGCCGAAGCACATGGCGGATCGCTCATCCTCGCCAACAACAAAGCAGGCTCCGGCGCGCTGGTCACCCTCGCTTTCCC containing:
- a CDS encoding response regulator, which translates into the protein MTKDRLLVIDDELGPRESLRFLFKDLYDVTCVDSVDKGVAALKENAPDCIITDIKMPGKTGIQGLKEIRAIDRQVSIIMLTGFGSLETAQDAIRHGATDYLKKPFDTDEIREVVAGYVRRTKLNRKQIAATQHLEALTTQLQEQLNTKEKLASLGEESSEFVHDLGNPLSVINGYVQILIKDIKDQKNLGKEINVAYLEQIEKSVSRCRDMLTLWRERSKRADSSIKKLLLGDLVTEVALNAKTLAAAKSAQVNLVPGPADCRIEGDNVQIFRAIQNIVGNAVEALPASGGVITVCWKVDGRRALVEVEDNGGGFPLEKLSDMQTKHYTTKGASGGMGLGLFITKNIAEAHGGSLILANNKAGSGALVTLAFPHLN